One window of the Thiothrix subterranea genome contains the following:
- a CDS encoding replication initiation protein, with amino-acid sequence MTKVLPKSKRKLPPSTAVVTQSNELVSARYALPLGEMRLLFTVISKVQPGDTKLTVYRIPIGEFADFLGVARGSAYTEMKNITKSIVTRYVEIKSPGRLVQTTWVTQAEYIDGTGTVDVQLSESMIPHLLQLKNGNFTQCKLLMLLSFKSQYTLRLYMLLKQKRDHNPYAKTYDFELSDLRKILGVSVEYIPRADKFSKAQEAMELYPEYKVFKRCVLETARKELDTKADIGFNYDEIRHGRPVTALSFRVFAINRPGLLPALAAEEQLHLSLPASTDLDLVTTLLSFVPDQHRAKKGVRATIESAEKQHGFDYVKRNILYSNAHASKNYASYLNGALAIDYGHDWEIEQQQAAKAAETAKTPTVTLLELKALADDICALQRNSKLTNSPELWQQAEVLKAEYTRKREIYDEENTEEEEAS; translated from the coding sequence ATGACCAAAGTATTACCAAAGAGCAAGAGAAAGCTGCCGCCTTCCACTGCGGTTGTTACCCAATCGAATGAACTGGTGTCGGCACGTTACGCTCTGCCCTTGGGTGAAATGCGTTTACTGTTCACGGTGATTTCTAAAGTCCAACCCGGCGATACCAAGCTGACCGTGTACCGCATCCCAATCGGGGAGTTTGCTGATTTTTTGGGTGTAGCACGGGGTTCGGCTTACACTGAAATGAAAAATATCACCAAGTCCATTGTTACCCGCTACGTTGAAATTAAATCACCGGGGCGATTGGTGCAAACGACTTGGGTAACACAGGCGGAATATATTGATGGTACGGGAACGGTCGATGTGCAATTGAGCGAATCCATGATTCCCCACCTGCTCCAGCTTAAAAACGGCAACTTCACTCAATGTAAACTTTTGATGCTGTTAAGTTTCAAAAGTCAGTACACACTACGCCTATATATGCTGCTAAAACAAAAACGCGATCACAACCCATACGCCAAAACATACGATTTTGAACTCAGTGATCTGCGGAAAATATTGGGGGTTAGTGTTGAATATATTCCGAGGGCAGATAAATTTAGTAAAGCACAAGAAGCAATGGAGTTGTATCCAGAATACAAGGTTTTCAAACGATGCGTTTTGGAAACCGCCAGAAAAGAACTAGATACTAAAGCCGACATTGGTTTCAACTACGACGAAATCCGCCACGGGCGACCTGTAACCGCCCTCAGCTTCCGCGTGTTTGCAATCAACCGCCCCGGATTACTACCAGCCCTAGCAGCCGAGGAACAGTTGCACCTAAGCCTGCCAGCATCAACGGATTTGGATTTAGTCACCACCTTGCTGTCCTTCGTCCCCGACCAGCACCGCGCCAAGAAGGGGGTACGCGCAACCATTGAATCCGCCGAGAAGCAACACGGTTTCGATTACGTCAAGCGCAATATCCTGTACAGCAACGCCCACGCCTCCAAAAACTACGCCAGCTACCTTAACGGCGCGTTGGCTATCGACTACGGGCATGACTGGGAGATCGAGCAGCAGCAAGCCGCTAAAGCCGCAGAAACGGCAAAGACACCGACGGTCACGTTATTGGAGTTGAAAGCCTTAGCGGATGACATTTGCGCCTTGCAACGCAATTCCAAACTGACCAACAGCCCCGAACTCTGGCAACAGGCGGAAGTGCTGAAAGCCGAATACACCCGTAAGCGGGAAATCTATGACGAGGAAAACACCGAAGAGGAGGAAGCCAGCTAG